The following is a genomic window from Streptomyces lincolnensis.
GCAGGCGCACGGGATGACGGCCGCCGAGCTGGCACGGCTGTTCAACGGGGAGTTCCTGACCGCGCCGGTGGACCTGGGCACCGTGGCGATGACCGGCTGGAAGCGGTCGCAGTGGTACGACGAGACCGCGCTGCCCTGGGTGCCGCCGAGCCCGAACATGCCGACGCCCGACACCGCCCTGGTGTACTCGGGGACGTGTCTGTTCGAGGGCACCAACCTGTCGGAGGGGCGCGGGACGACCCGGCCCTTCGAACTGCTCGGCGCGGAGGGCGTCGACGGGCGGTGGGCGGCCGCGGCGAACGACCTCGCGCTGCCCGGGGTGCACTTCAGGGAGGCGTACTTCGCGCCGACCTTCTCCAAGTTCCAGGGGAAGACGGTCGGCGGTGTGCAGGTCCATGTGCACGACCGGGACGCCTACGACCCGGTCCGTGCGGGGATCGCCCTGCTGGTGACCGCCAGGAGGGTGTGGAGCGGCTTCGCCTGGCGCCCGGACCACTGGATCGACAGGCTGACGGGATCCACGCTGGTGCGCACGATGATCGACGCCGGCGCGGACGCCGACGAGGTGGTGGCCGCCTGGCAGCAGGAGCTGGCCGCGTTCCGCGCGACGCGCCGGAAGTACCTCCTGTACCGATGAGACACGCGGACGAGTCCTGCCGGTGAGTCACACGGATGAGTCACACGGATGAGTGACGACTGAGCCACGACGTCTGGCCAA
Proteins encoded in this region:
- a CDS encoding exo-beta-N-acetylmuramidase NamZ domain-containing protein encodes the protein MRPSRRALLAATTAAALTSTSGATAAGRPRQFRTGFENLTATGYESLSGQRVGIVTNPTGVTRDVRHIVDIMHADDRVDLIAVFGPEHGFRGTAQAGGSEGRYDDPATGLPVYDTYLKSGRALADIFTASGVDTIVFDIQDVGARFYTYIWTLYDCMESAQLAGRRFVVLDRPNPVTGRAALGPVLHKEFATFVGRQPIAQAHGMTAAELARLFNGEFLTAPVDLGTVAMTGWKRSQWYDETALPWVPPSPNMPTPDTALVYSGTCLFEGTNLSEGRGTTRPFELLGAEGVDGRWAAAANDLALPGVHFREAYFAPTFSKFQGKTVGGVQVHVHDRDAYDPVRAGIALLVTARRVWSGFAWRPDHWIDRLTGSTLVRTMIDAGADADEVVAAWQQELAAFRATRRKYLLYR